Below is a genomic region from Blastocatellia bacterium.
TCGGCTGTGAGAATGGCCATGTGAACCGGTGGCACGAGCGAAACCAGGCGGCCTTCGCTCGGCCCCGTTCGCACGACCAGAGTCCCGCTCTCGGCCAGCCCGAAATCCGCTCCGGTAATGCCGAGATCGGCCGTCATCAGCCGGTGCTTATACTCCTGCCGTGTAGAGGGAGCGTTGTCGGCGGGTAAGGGGATAATTTCGATTCCCATCTCGGCGAGCAACGATGCGACTCCGAGCGAGAGGATAACGGGGGACGCCGAGAGGGCGACGGAACGGACGTTGCGCTGAAGGATGACCTCTCGAACGCCAGCGCGCCCGTCTTCGCTCGTTCGAGCGAGAAAAACGTGGGCGCGAAGGGCTC
It encodes:
- a CDS encoding LUD domain-containing protein → MMTHGGYKHAILTAIRDNLAIAQRAHAITVGRAEAAQDRWSSPKGLDRDALVHRFMEELRALRAHVFLARTSEDGRAGVREVILQRNVRSVALSASPVILSLGVASLLAEMGIEIIPLPADNAPSTRQEYKHRLMTADLGITGADFGLAESGTLVVRTGPSEGRLVSLVPPVHMAILTA